A genomic stretch from Armatimonadota bacterium includes:
- the nusA gene encoding transcription termination/antitermination protein NusA, protein MNGDFIEALRAIEKEKEIPFEVLLETIESALVTAYKKHYAITSDINVRVESGKGSFHVFCQKAVVEDVDNQHAEIALPDARKHNASAAIGDFIEVEVTPENFGRIAAQTARQVVVQRLREAEREKIFEEYSDHVGEVMTGTVQRQEQRNVYVNMGKVEALLPANEQVPTEPYRFNDRIKIYVLEVRRTPKGPQVIVSRTHPSLIRRLFELEVPEIHDGIVEIKSVAREPGARSKIAVSSNDDLVDPVGACVGHRGSRVQAVVNELYDEKIDIVRWNDDNAKFIAESLSPAKVVSVETDESSKSAFVVVPDNQLSLAIGKSGQNVRLAARLTGWRIDIRSELQIAKAALTADVEDEPESAEAVADVGEIESVGEAAVLVEEVPEETVAPSDGEAEIVAEVESAPAKKRKAPAKKKKAEEAAPVEEPADAGETAIEESEASLAQVGEAAEDETT, encoded by the coding sequence ATGAACGGGGATTTCATCGAAGCGCTGCGCGCGATAGAAAAAGAGAAGGAGATACCCTTCGAGGTTCTCCTGGAGACCATCGAATCAGCGCTGGTCACGGCTTACAAGAAGCACTATGCCATCACGAGCGACATAAACGTGCGCGTCGAGTCCGGCAAGGGCTCTTTTCATGTCTTCTGCCAGAAGGCGGTGGTCGAGGACGTGGACAACCAGCATGCTGAGATAGCCCTGCCCGACGCCAGGAAGCACAATGCGTCCGCCGCGATAGGCGACTTCATCGAGGTCGAGGTCACGCCCGAGAACTTCGGGCGGATTGCCGCGCAGACCGCTCGACAAGTGGTTGTCCAGCGCCTGAGGGAAGCGGAACGCGAGAAGATATTCGAGGAGTACAGCGATCACGTCGGCGAAGTGATGACCGGCACGGTCCAGCGGCAGGAACAGCGAAACGTGTACGTCAACATGGGCAAGGTTGAAGCCCTCTTGCCGGCCAACGAGCAGGTGCCCACGGAGCCCTATCGCTTCAACGATCGGATAAAGATTTACGTGCTCGAGGTGCGCCGTACACCGAAGGGCCCGCAGGTGATCGTCTCCAGGACTCACCCGAGCCTGATCCGCCGCCTGTTCGAACTCGAAGTGCCGGAGATTCACGACGGTATCGTCGAGATCAAGTCGGTCGCCCGCGAGCCTGGCGCGCGCTCAAAGATAGCCGTCTCTTCGAATGATGATCTCGTCGATCCGGTGGGTGCGTGCGTCGGTCACAGGGGAAGCAGGGTTCAGGCCGTCGTCAACGAGCTCTACGACGAGAAGATTGACATAGTCCGCTGGAACGACGACAACGCCAAGTTCATCGCCGAGTCCCTGAGTCCGGCCAAGGTCGTATCGGTGGAAACCGACGAATCGAGCAAGAGCGCATTCGTAGTCGTTCCGGACAACCAGCTCTCGCTAGCAATAGGGAAGTCCGGGCAGAACGTGCGGTTGGCGGCGAGGCTCACCGGGTGGCGGATAGACATCCGAAGCGAGCTTCAGATCGCGAAAGCTGCTCTCACCGCCGACGTCGAGGACGAACCCGAGTCTGCGGAAGCTGTTGCGGACGTGGGCGAGATTGAGTCGGTCGGCGAGGCAGCAGTCCTGGTCGAGGAAGTGCCGGAAGAGACGGTCGCGCCATCCGACGGCGAGGCGGAAATCGTCGCCGAGGTCGAGAGCGCGCCGGCCAAAAAGCGCAAGGCGCCCGCGAAGAAGAAGAAAGCCGAGGAGGCCGCACCGGTCGAGGAACCGGCGGATGCCGGCGAGACAGCGATAGAAGAATCAGAAGCATCGCTCGCACAGGTTGGCGAAGCTGCCGAAGATGAGACAACGTAA
- a CDS encoding DUF503 domain-containing protein, whose protein sequence is MVVGVITLDLQVTDSQSLKDKRQVIKSLLDGIRHKFNVSAAELGALDSWQRSVIGASCISNEQSAANTVLNHVLAMIERNPRVVVENVSVDFL, encoded by the coding sequence ATGGTAGTCGGAGTAATCACTCTTGACTTGCAGGTAACCGACAGCCAGTCGCTCAAGGACAAGCGGCAGGTGATCAAGAGCCTGCTCGACGGCATCAGGCACAAGTTCAACGTGTCCGCCGCCGAACTGGGCGCTCTCGATTCCTGGCAGCGTTCGGTGATCGGCGCATCCTGCATCAGCAATGAGCAGTCCGCAGCCAACACCGTCCTCAACCACGTGCTGGCCATGATAGAGCGAAACCCCAGGGTCGTCGTCGAAAACGTTTCGGTGGACTTCCTCTAG
- a CDS encoding YlxR family protein: MPKMRQRKVPIRTCVGCRSAGGKRGLIRIVRTPTGEASVDPTGRMPGRGAYICPGTECLRKAMKGNKLSRALRVEIPEELVRQIEQIVEQGSSDMDT, from the coding sequence CTGCCGAAGATGAGACAACGTAAGGTTCCGATTCGAACCTGTGTGGGCTGCAGAAGTGCCGGAGGAAAGAGGGGACTCATCCGAATCGTTCGGACTCCCACCGGCGAAGCTTCGGTTGATCCCACCGGGAGGATGCCGGGGCGTGGTGCGTACATATGTCCTGGTACTGAGTGCCTGCGCAAGGCAATGAAGGGGAACAAGCTATCTCGGGCTCTTCGAGTTGAGATCCCGGAAGAGTTGGTCAGACAGATCGAGCAAATAGTGGAGCAAGGGTCGTCAGATATGGATACCTAA
- a CDS encoding bifunctional riboflavin kinase/FAD synthetase, with protein sequence METIWGLDKLHTQAERSVLAIGVFDGVHLGHQAIMRAVRESALRHKACAVVVTFDRLPEETARMDSAPPYITTIRQKMALIAHQGLDRALVLEADRKLLSVPAEEFVRDVLWEKLQAAEVVVGQSFAFGRGRAGNVELLRRMGAGLGFEVTVVPPMLVGESIVSSTAIRRMVAEGDVETAASFLGRPFALDGRVVPGKGLGRKLGFPTANTEPLGRQIIPANGVYAVEVAVRGIRAGGAASIGTRPTLDNGRRSIEVYIIGFSDEIYGEEIEVSFRHRLRGEIRFPNAESLVEQIRRDVDRAGALLSP encoded by the coding sequence ATGGAGACCATCTGGGGCCTTGACAAACTGCATACGCAAGCGGAGCGATCCGTTCTGGCGATCGGCGTGTTCGATGGCGTCCACCTCGGCCACCAGGCGATTATGCGCGCGGTGCGCGAGTCGGCGCTTCGCCACAAAGCCTGCGCCGTGGTCGTCACTTTCGACCGTCTTCCCGAGGAGACGGCGCGCATGGACTCGGCTCCCCCGTACATAACCACCATTCGGCAGAAGATGGCCCTGATCGCCCATCAGGGGCTCGACCGCGCTCTCGTTCTCGAAGCCGACCGGAAACTGCTCTCGGTGCCCGCCGAGGAGTTCGTCCGCGACGTTTTGTGGGAGAAACTGCAGGCGGCTGAAGTTGTGGTCGGGCAGAGCTTCGCATTCGGTCGGGGCAGGGCGGGCAATGTCGAACTCCTCCGTCGGATGGGCGCCGGCCTCGGGTTCGAAGTCACGGTCGTGCCGCCCATGCTGGTCGGCGAGTCTATCGTGAGCAGCACCGCAATCAGGCGAATGGTGGCAGAGGGCGACGTGGAGACTGCCGCCTCGTTCCTTGGCAGGCCCTTTGCGCTGGACGGACGGGTCGTTCCGGGGAAGGGACTCGGCCGCAAGCTGGGCTTCCCGACCGCGAATACCGAGCCTCTGGGGCGTCAGATCATCCCCGCCAACGGCGTCTATGCGGTCGAGGTGGCGGTCCGGGGCATCCGCGCCGGAGGAGCGGCGAGCATCGGCACCAGGCCGACACTCGATAACGGTCGCAGGAGCATCGAAGTATACATCATCGGCTTCTCTGACGAGATATACGGCGAGGAGATCGAGGTGTCGTTCCGCCATAGACTGCGGGGCGAGATCAGATTCCCCAATGCCGAGAGTCTGGTCGAGCAGATTCGCCGCGACGTAGATCGTGCGGGAGCGCTGCTCAGTCCCTGA
- a CDS encoding polyribonucleotide nucleotidyltransferase — protein sequence MIEQVEMEVGGRKLTIQTGELAKQADGSVLVTMGDTHVLATATMSATPRAGVDFFPLSCDYEERKYAVGKIPGGFVKRGGRPSEKAITTSRLIDRPLRPLFPDGMRHEVQVIAIPLSFDRDIPGDVLAITGASAALSISRIPFAGPIAAVRMARIEGEWVINPSLESLADSDLNMVVAGTRDTVTTVDADAKGVTEDEVIEAVRIAHDEIRRICELQDELVKKVGQPKAEVELHKIDEELLQAVRDAAGQEIMDAIQQPEKAAREEGIRLLNKEIVDRMAPDYPERESELAEAVDKIVKQAVRTLIFEKNQRPDGRRPDEVRPISCRVGLLPRVHGSGLFTRGQTQALTTLTLGALDDAQMVDTLEEDGYKRYMHFYNFLPFSTGETKMMRGPGRREVGHGVLAEKALTPMIPPQEEFPYALLLTSEILESNGSSSMASVCGSTLALMDAGVKLKAPVAGAAMGLMSDGDKYVILSDIMGMEDFSGDMDFKVAGTADGITAIQMDTKIEGISMDVVRDALAQARNARLHILGEMMKAISEPREEMSPYAPRVLIIEIHPEKIGDVIGPGGKVIKKIEAETGASISIEQDGHVYITAVDKAGGEAAYKMVDDITRDVRPGETYVGTVTRTMPFGAFVEILPGREGLVHISELAPHRVERTEDICKVGDELLVKVIELNPQGKISLTRKGCTEQGGETGQGQDRPRGGDGGRRDDHRRGDGRHDGPRREPQAESDDSGMPRATFRPKR from the coding sequence ATGATTGAACAGGTAGAAATGGAGGTCGGCGGTCGCAAGCTGACGATCCAGACAGGCGAACTCGCCAAGCAGGCGGATGGTTCGGTTCTGGTCACCATGGGCGACACGCATGTCCTCGCTACTGCTACGATGAGCGCCACCCCGCGAGCGGGCGTGGACTTCTTCCCCCTCTCCTGCGACTACGAAGAGCGCAAGTACGCGGTCGGCAAGATTCCCGGAGGATTCGTCAAGCGGGGAGGCCGTCCGTCTGAGAAGGCCATCACGACTTCGAGGTTGATCGACCGCCCACTTCGTCCGCTTTTCCCCGATGGAATGCGGCATGAGGTTCAGGTTATCGCCATTCCCTTGTCGTTTGACCGCGACATTCCTGGCGACGTCCTCGCCATCACCGGCGCTTCGGCGGCTCTGAGCATCTCCCGCATTCCCTTTGCAGGACCGATTGCTGCAGTTCGGATGGCCAGGATCGAGGGTGAGTGGGTGATCAACCCGTCGCTTGAGTCCCTTGCGGACTCCGATCTCAACATGGTCGTTGCGGGCACCCGCGACACCGTCACGACTGTGGACGCCGATGCAAAGGGCGTGACCGAGGACGAAGTCATCGAGGCCGTGCGGATTGCCCACGACGAAATCAGGCGCATCTGCGAACTTCAGGACGAACTCGTCAAGAAGGTCGGTCAGCCGAAGGCTGAGGTCGAACTGCATAAGATAGATGAGGAACTACTCCAGGCGGTACGCGATGCCGCCGGTCAGGAGATCATGGACGCCATCCAGCAGCCGGAGAAGGCGGCACGTGAAGAGGGAATAAGGCTCCTGAACAAGGAGATCGTTGACCGAATGGCGCCGGATTACCCTGAGCGCGAGAGTGAACTCGCTGAGGCCGTGGACAAGATCGTGAAGCAGGCCGTCCGCACGCTGATATTTGAGAAGAACCAGCGCCCGGACGGGCGTCGTCCCGATGAGGTCAGACCGATAAGTTGCAGGGTCGGACTGCTGCCGCGGGTACATGGATCGGGGCTCTTCACCAGAGGCCAGACCCAGGCGCTGACTACGCTCACTCTGGGCGCGCTGGACGATGCGCAGATGGTGGACACCCTGGAGGAGGACGGCTACAAGCGCTACATGCACTTCTACAACTTCCTCCCGTTCAGCACCGGCGAAACCAAGATGATGCGCGGGCCGGGGAGGCGCGAGGTAGGTCACGGTGTGCTGGCGGAGAAGGCTCTCACGCCGATGATCCCGCCGCAGGAGGAGTTTCCATACGCCCTTCTGCTTACATCCGAGATTCTGGAGTCGAACGGTTCGAGCTCGATGGCGAGCGTGTGCGGAAGCACTCTCGCCCTGATGGACGCCGGCGTCAAACTCAAGGCACCCGTGGCGGGCGCAGCGATGGGCCTCATGAGCGATGGCGACAAGTACGTTATCCTTAGCGACATCATGGGCATGGAGGACTTCTCCGGCGACATGGACTTCAAGGTCGCAGGCACTGCTGACGGCATCACGGCGATCCAGATGGACACCAAGATAGAGGGAATCTCTATGGACGTCGTTCGTGACGCCCTGGCTCAGGCCAGGAATGCCCGGCTGCACATCCTCGGGGAGATGATGAAGGCCATATCCGAGCCGCGTGAGGAGATGTCGCCGTATGCGCCCAGGGTTCTCATAATCGAGATTCATCCGGAGAAGATCGGTGATGTGATCGGCCCGGGTGGGAAGGTCATCAAGAAGATCGAGGCCGAGACCGGGGCGAGCATCAGCATCGAGCAGGACGGCCATGTGTATATCACCGCCGTGGACAAGGCCGGTGGTGAGGCTGCCTACAAGATGGTGGACGACATCACGCGCGACGTCAGGCCCGGCGAGACCTACGTCGGTACCGTTACCCGGACGATGCCGTTCGGAGCGTTCGTCGAGATCCTTCCGGGTCGCGAGGGCCTGGTGCACATTTCGGAGCTGGCGCCGCACCGCGTCGAGAGGACCGAGGATATCTGCAAGGTCGGAGACGAACTTCTGGTCAAGGTCATCGAGCTGAATCCGCAGGGCAAGATAAGCCTGACTCGCAAGGGATGTACCGAGCAGGGCGGTGAGACCGGTCAGGGTCAGGATCGTCCTCGTGGCGGAGACGGCGGTCGGAGAGACGATCACCGCAGGGGCGATGGACGACATGACGGTCCTCGCAGGGAGCCTCAGGCGGAGTCCGACGATTCGGGCATGCCCAGGGCAACGTTCCGCCCTAAGAGATAA
- a CDS encoding MgtC/SapB family protein, translated as MIPELAMAGKLVLAAVMGGAVGWEREVHERPAGLRTHVLVCMGSALITLVSLSFSPPNDPGRIAAQIVSGIGFLGAGTILRQGSIVRGLTTAASLWTVAGIGMAVAVGGQFLLLSVFATLIVFLTLSSMSRFEYVLGMKNLRDLMLEVPAGNLHSLTSILRLLMEHGITIRSIKTEDAPEHDRKIVRMKVSVPRRSAERTVSMLLADHADVTQFEWL; from the coding sequence ATGATACCGGAACTTGCCATGGCGGGAAAACTTGTGTTGGCCGCAGTAATGGGCGGTGCAGTCGGCTGGGAACGCGAGGTTCACGAGCGCCCGGCCGGCCTGCGAACGCACGTCCTGGTCTGCATGGGCTCCGCCCTGATCACTCTGGTTTCGCTCTCCTTCTCCCCGCCGAACGATCCGGGCAGGATCGCCGCTCAGATAGTCAGCGGAATAGGTTTCCTGGGCGCCGGCACGATTCTTCGACAGGGAAGCATCGTGCGGGGACTGACCACCGCCGCAAGTCTGTGGACCGTCGCGGGCATCGGCATGGCCGTTGCAGTCGGGGGCCAGTTCCTCTTGCTCTCCGTTTTCGCCACTCTGATCGTTTTCCTGACTCTGTCCAGCATGAGCAGGTTCGAGTACGTGCTGGGCATGAAGAACCTGCGGGACCTGATGCTGGAGGTCCCTGCGGGCAACCTTCACTCGCTCACCTCGATCCTGCGCCTTCTGATGGAGCACGGGATCACGATTCGTTCCATCAAGACCGAGGACGCCCCGGAACATGACAGGAAGATCGTACGGATGAAGGTGTCGGTACCGAGACGGTCTGCCGAACGAACGGTGAGCATGCTGCTGGCGGATCATGCCGACGTCACGCAGTTTGAATGGTTGTAG
- the rpsO gene encoding 30S ribosomal protein S15: MTLQKDEKTTIIVDYSTHEGDTGSPEVQVALLTARINQLTEHLKMHKKDHHSRRGLLMMVGQRRRLLNYLSKKDIERYRAVVARLGLRR; encoded by the coding sequence ATGACTCTGCAGAAAGATGAGAAGACCACCATCATAGTGGACTACAGTACGCATGAGGGTGATACCGGCTCTCCGGAAGTGCAGGTGGCGCTGCTGACCGCAAGGATCAACCAGCTCACCGAGCATCTGAAGATGCACAAGAAGGATCACCACTCAAGGCGGGGTCTCTTGATGATGGTCGGCCAGCGGCGCAGGCTGCTGAACTATCTCAGCAAGAAGGACATCGAGCGCTACCGTGCGGTCGTTGCACGTCTTGGCCTGAGAAGATAG
- the truB gene encoding tRNA pseudouridine(55) synthase TruB, with protein sequence MHGLLNVNKPPGPTSHDVVARVRRISGATRVGHAGTLDPPACGVLLVCLGCATRIIEYLVDWRKSYRVAAVFGVETDTEDASGKITREGDASPVTAHLIESTVEGFVGRISQIPPMVSAVHHEGRRLYELARAGKTVEREARQVEVYAIRLVDFAPGERPVAVLDVECSKGTYIRTLCADIGAALGCGAHVSALERTSVGCFRVEDALSLDAIEELSAAGRIEESVHSIDDVLADMPIAYLSEDQAIKVVHGVEIPADEVSALPVTGSVVRIHDPTGRLLGMGIVRLRDNIPMLKPEKMFGGSNT encoded by the coding sequence ATGCATGGGCTTCTGAACGTCAACAAACCTCCCGGGCCGACGTCTCACGATGTCGTCGCACGCGTCAGGCGCATCTCGGGCGCAACCAGAGTGGGCCACGCTGGCACGCTCGATCCGCCGGCATGCGGGGTGCTTCTGGTCTGTCTTGGTTGCGCGACCCGGATTATCGAGTATCTGGTGGATTGGCGGAAGTCATACCGGGTGGCTGCGGTCTTCGGAGTCGAAACGGATACCGAGGACGCCAGTGGAAAGATCACCCGGGAAGGAGACGCCTCGCCCGTGACCGCGCATCTGATTGAGTCCACGGTGGAGGGATTCGTCGGCCGGATCAGTCAGATCCCCCCGATGGTGTCGGCCGTTCATCACGAGGGCAGGCGGCTCTACGAGCTGGCTCGCGCAGGTAAGACGGTCGAAAGAGAGGCGCGGCAGGTCGAGGTCTATGCAATCCGGCTCGTGGACTTTGCGCCGGGAGAGCGGCCGGTCGCGGTTCTCGATGTCGAATGTTCCAAGGGCACATACATCCGGACGCTCTGTGCGGATATCGGCGCCGCGCTCGGCTGCGGTGCCCACGTGTCTGCGCTGGAGCGCACTTCCGTAGGATGCTTCAGGGTCGAGGATGCTCTTTCTCTCGATGCGATCGAGGAACTATCTGCAGCCGGTCGGATCGAGGAGTCCGTGCACTCCATTGATGACGTGCTTGCCGATATGCCGATAGCGTACCTGTCCGAAGATCAGGCGATCAAGGTTGTTCACGGCGTGGAGATTCCGGCAGACGAAGTCTCGGCTCTGCCCGTTACAGGGTCTGTTGTGAGGATACACGACCCGACGGGGCGGCTTCTTGGCATGGGCATCGTCCGTCTGAGAGATAACATCCCGATGCTCAAACCAGAGAAGATGTTCGGAGGGAGTAACACCTAG
- a CDS encoding bifunctional oligoribonuclease/PAP phosphatase NrnA yields MNQTSRKATAVAETISRNAGFLIAGHVKPDGDSLGCMCALGLGLRSLGKRVTMLSPEGVPGIYAFLPGTDGIVTSLPEGDASEVAVIVDCEGPDRLGDARDAVLRCSAVVRIDHHPGGDLDAPLSLVDTESASTAEVLLTVLRAVGVKTTPEIATCLLTAIVTDTGSFRFSNVRAATLRTAADLVEAGASLHEIAYHVYDTRTYSSVRLLGLVLSTVRTASDGRIAYARVTREHLAAAQAADADTEGIVNYVKGVLGADVGLLFREAPDNTIRVSLRCRDGLDVSRVARMFGGGGHTVAAGCTIETPLDEAERLVIGAVRACMGF; encoded by the coding sequence ATGAACCAGACGAGCCGCAAGGCGACAGCAGTAGCTGAGACCATCAGTAGGAACGCAGGCTTCCTGATCGCCGGCCACGTCAAGCCGGACGGTGACTCGCTCGGATGCATGTGCGCCCTCGGCCTCGGACTGCGCTCACTGGGCAAGCGAGTCACGATGCTGAGTCCCGAAGGTGTCCCTGGTATCTACGCGTTTCTTCCCGGTACTGACGGCATCGTCACATCATTGCCCGAAGGCGACGCCTCTGAAGTTGCCGTCATCGTGGACTGTGAAGGCCCGGATCGGTTAGGCGACGCGCGGGATGCGGTTCTGCGTTGTTCCGCAGTCGTTCGGATTGACCACCACCCCGGCGGGGACTTGGATGCCCCTCTCTCGCTGGTGGACACCGAATCGGCCTCGACGGCCGAGGTCCTGCTGACCGTACTGCGTGCCGTTGGAGTCAAGACAACGCCCGAGATTGCCACCTGCCTGCTGACCGCCATCGTCACCGATACCGGCTCGTTCCGATTCAGCAACGTCCGCGCCGCCACTCTCAGGACCGCCGCCGATCTGGTGGAAGCCGGCGCTTCTCTGCACGAGATTGCATATCACGTCTACGACACGCGTACCTATTCTAGCGTCAGACTGCTCGGACTGGTGCTTTCGACGGTCCGGACCGCGTCGGATGGTCGGATCGCGTACGCGCGGGTGACGCGGGAGCACCTGGCGGCGGCGCAGGCGGCGGACGCGGATACCGAGGGTATCGTCAACTACGTCAAGGGTGTTCTCGGCGCGGATGTCGGGCTTCTCTTCCGTGAGGCCCCTGACAACACGATCCGCGTGAGCCTTCGGTGCCGCGACGGCCTAGACGTGAGCCGGGTTGCGCGGATGTTCGGCGGCGGCGGACATACGGTCGCCGCAGGATGTACCATCGAGACGCCCCTCGACGAAGCGGAGCGTCTCGTGATCGGTGCGGTGCGGGCATGCATGGGCTTCTGA
- the rbfA gene encoding 30S ribosome-binding factor RbfA — MSTRQEKVREFLKVEVSRIIQTRMRDPRLGFVTVTDAEVSKDLRHAKIFVSVLGSEEERDRSLATLQSAAGFIRGEFGKHSSMKVLPEISFRFDTSVEHGSRIFELLQQVKHEPDEPQGDSSS; from the coding sequence ATGTCAACGAGGCAGGAAAAGGTAAGGGAGTTTCTCAAGGTCGAGGTTAGCAGGATCATTCAGACCCGGATGAGGGACCCCCGACTCGGATTCGTGACCGTGACCGACGCCGAGGTCTCCAAGGATTTGCGCCACGCCAAGATCTTCGTCAGCGTGCTGGGCAGCGAGGAGGAGCGGGATCGGAGCCTCGCCACGCTGCAGAGTGCGGCAGGTTTCATCCGCGGCGAGTTCGGCAAGCACTCGTCCATGAAGGTGCTTCCGGAGATATCCTTTCGTTTCGACACCTCGGTCGAGCACGGCTCACGCATCTTCGAACTTCTGCAGCAAGTGAAGCATGAACCAGACGAGCCGCAAGGCGACAGCAGTAGCTGA
- the infB gene encoding translation initiation factor IF-2, which produces MANVRVYELAKELGMSNHDLLAKLAEMGVEVKSHSSSLAPEVADKARADLAEKSKTPAKKKPARAPAEPAPEADSPEKAAPSPEDAPSEEAEVVEPTAPPEEAQPAEEEAAPPGVKRVELPAQVTVRQLAELLDVTTADVQKTLVKQGTLVAVSQKIPPDLVRKVVEHLGFEVSVQEPPIPEEPKPKKEPKPAPIVHKLAKPVRHGKPLPRPPIVTILGHVDHGKTTLLDAIRQTNVTEQEFGGITQHIGAYQVTLDDKKITFLDTPGHEAFTAMRARGAQVTDIAVLIVAADDGVMPQTIEAINHAKDAKVHIIAAINKVDKADANVDRTKQQLAEHGLVIEQWGGDIVSVDMSAKEKQGIDELLEMIALIAEMAELKADPTGPAVGSVIEAELDKGKGPVATVLVSEGTLKVGDAVVVGEAYGKIKAMLDDRGNRVTKAGPATPVEIIGLSSVPSAGDNMDVVKNEKEARQIAQERSSDTREGRLDSESRVSLADLYRQIREGVVKDLNVVLKTDVQGSEEAIAQSLEKLSDEEVRVNLIHSGVGNIGEGDVLLASASNAVVVGFNVKIDPNARKTAEVERVDIRTYNVIYELLEDVEGAMLGLLEPVLEETVMGHAEVRATFKVPRGVVAGCYVTDGKATRNSEARLQRGGEVIFTGKVASLRHVKEDVREMAAGFECGIVLEGFNDFQEGDVIEMFSVQEVARRRRQAT; this is translated from the coding sequence ATGGCAAACGTGCGAGTGTACGAACTAGCGAAAGAGCTGGGTATGAGCAATCATGACCTGCTCGCGAAGCTGGCCGAAATGGGAGTCGAAGTCAAGAGCCACTCCAGCTCTCTGGCGCCCGAGGTGGCCGACAAGGCCAGGGCGGATTTGGCCGAGAAGAGCAAAACCCCCGCGAAGAAGAAGCCGGCGAGAGCGCCCGCAGAGCCCGCTCCTGAAGCCGATTCCCCGGAGAAAGCCGCCCCCTCCCCTGAAGACGCTCCTTCGGAAGAAGCAGAGGTCGTCGAACCAACCGCTCCCCCAGAAGAAGCTCAGCCCGCCGAGGAGGAAGCCGCGCCTCCGGGAGTGAAACGAGTCGAGCTTCCCGCCCAGGTCACCGTCAGGCAGCTTGCGGAACTGCTGGATGTGACTACCGCAGATGTGCAGAAGACCCTCGTCAAGCAGGGCACACTGGTCGCCGTCAGTCAGAAAATCCCGCCGGATCTGGTCCGCAAGGTGGTCGAACACCTTGGTTTTGAGGTCAGCGTTCAAGAGCCTCCAATACCGGAGGAGCCGAAGCCAAAGAAGGAACCCAAACCGGCGCCGATAGTCCACAAGCTCGCCAAACCCGTCAGGCATGGCAAGCCGCTTCCGCGCCCGCCCATTGTCACGATCCTTGGGCACGTTGACCACGGCAAGACCACGCTGCTGGACGCCATCCGTCAGACGAACGTCACCGAGCAAGAGTTCGGGGGCATCACCCAGCATATCGGCGCGTACCAGGTGACGCTTGACGACAAGAAGATCACTTTCCTGGACACGCCGGGCCACGAAGCTTTTACCGCCATGCGCGCTCGCGGCGCCCAGGTTACCGACATCGCCGTCCTGATCGTTGCCGCCGACGATGGAGTCATGCCGCAGACCATCGAGGCCATCAACCACGCCAAGGACGCCAAAGTCCACATCATCGCCGCTATCAACAAGGTTGACAAGGCCGACGCCAATGTTGACAGGACCAAACAGCAGCTCGCGGAGCACGGGCTAGTCATCGAACAGTGGGGCGGCGACATCGTCTCGGTGGACATGTCCGCCAAGGAAAAACAGGGCATAGATGAGCTGCTCGAGATGATAGCGCTCATCGCGGAAATGGCCGAACTGAAGGCCGATCCTACAGGCCCGGCAGTCGGCTCCGTCATTGAGGCTGAGTTGGACAAGGGCAAAGGGCCCGTTGCCACCGTGCTGGTTTCAGAGGGCACCCTCAAAGTCGGCGACGCCGTCGTGGTCGGTGAGGCATACGGCAAGATCAAGGCAATGCTCGATGACCGCGGTAACCGAGTGACCAAGGCCGGGCCGGCGACTCCCGTCGAGATAATCGGACTTTCAAGCGTCCCATCGGCTGGTGACAACATGGACGTGGTGAAGAACGAGAAGGAAGCCCGCCAGATCGCCCAGGAGCGATCCAGCGATACGCGCGAGGGCAGGCTCGACTCAGAGTCCCGCGTGAGCCTCGCCGACCTCTATCGCCAGATTCGCGAAGGGGTGGTCAAGGACCTCAACGTCGTGCTGAAGACTGATGTCCAGGGTTCTGAAGAGGCTATCGCGCAGTCACTTGAGAAGCTCTCTGATGAAGAGGTCAGGGTGAACCTGATCCACAGCGGTGTGGGCAATATCGGAGAGGGTGACGTGTTGCTGGCATCGGCCTCCAACGCGGTCGTAGTCGGGTTCAACGTCAAGATCGACCCGAACGCCAGGAAGACGGCCGAGGTCGAGAGAGTTGACATCCGCACATACAACGTCATATACGAGTTGCTCGAGGATGTGGAAGGCGCGATGCTCGGACTGCTCGAGCCGGTTCTCGAGGAGACCGTGATGGGCCACGCGGAGGTGCGCGCGACGTTCAAGGTTCCTCGCGGCGTAGTTGCAGGATGCTATGTGACCGACGGAAAGGCGACCCGCAACTCCGAGGCCAGGCTCCAGCGGGGTGGAGAAGTGATATTCACCGGCAAGGTTGCATCGCTCAGGCACGTCAAAGAGGACGTGCGGGAGATGGCCGCCGGTTTCGAATGCGGCATCGTCCTGGAAGGGTTCAACGACTTCCAGGAAGGTGACGTCATCGAGATGTTCTCAGTCCAGGAAGTCGCCCGCCGCCGACGCCAGGCAACGTAG